A segment of the Dehalococcoidia bacterium genome:
ACTGCGGACGCATCATTGCGGACATGGGCGCTGACGTAGTCAAGGTCGAGCAGCCGCACACCGGCGACCGCTCTCGGCGCTATGGCCCCTTTCCCGGCGACAGTCCCCATCACGACACGAGTGGACTCTTCCTCACCGTAAACCTGAACAAGCGCGGCGTCACGCTGAACGTCACGGCGCTCACTGGCCGCCGCATCCTCCTTGACCTTGCGCGCCGCGCGGACATCGTGCTTATTGACCGCCAGCCTGCGGACTTGCGCAAACTCGGCCTGACGCCTGAGGCACTGCGCACCGTCAACCCTGCGCTTATCGTCACGACGATCACACCTTTCGGATGGACCGGGCCTTACGCGGATTACAAAGCTTCTCCGCTCAACACGTTCCACGCCGGTGGCGAAGGCTATTTCCTGCCCGGCGGCGCATGGACCGATCGTCCGCCCGTCCACGGCGGAGGCGGCTTTGTGGGCGAATACGATGCCGGGCTGGCGGCGAGCATCGCGACCGTCGCGGCGCTCTATGAACGCGACCACACCGACCAGGGCCAGCACGTGGACATCTCCCGGCAGGAAGTCAACATGGCGCTGAACGGGCTGGACATTACCAAATGGCAGAACATCAGCCAGGCGGAGTCACGCGCTGACCGAGGGCCGCGCCTGGGCAGCACGTTGCGCTGCAAGGACGGCTACATGGAGATCAATGTGAACTTCAACCACCATTGGGAGGCCCTGGTGCGCGCCATGGGTAACCCGGAGTGGACGCTGAAGGAGGTGTTCAAGTCCAGTAATGGGCGCGTTGGCAACGACAAAGAGTTGCGCGCGAATTTCGAGGCGTGGGCGGCGCGCCTGACGCGCCGCGAGGTGACCGAACGTGCGCAGGACGCAGGCTGCCCCGCGGGCGGCGTGAACGACGCCGCAGAGGTGCTCTCCTCTCCGCAGATGGCGGCGCGCGGCTTCTTCACGGAGGTCAACCATCCGCTGGCCGGCTCGTACAAATATCCTTCCGCGCCGTGGAAGATGTCGGCG
Coding sequences within it:
- a CDS encoding CoA transferase, with amino-acid sequence MPGTALGGVRVLELCDMVSGPYCGRIIADMGADVVKVEQPHTGDRSRRYGPFPGDSPHHDTSGLFLTVNLNKRGVTLNVTALTGRRILLDLARRADIVLIDRQPADLRKLGLTPEALRTVNPALIVTTITPFGWTGPYADYKASPLNTFHAGGEGYFLPGGAWTDRPPVHGGGGFVGEYDAGLAASIATVAALYERDHTDQGQHVDISRQEVNMALNGLDITKWQNISQAESRADRGPRLGSTLRCKDGYMEINVNFNHHWEALVRAMGNPEWTLKEVFKSSNGRVGNDKELRANFEAWAARLTRREVTERAQDAGCPAGGVNDAAEVLSSPQMAARGFFTEVNHPLAGSYKYPSAPWKMSATPVRLERPAPLLGEHNTEVYCPELGLTPVELSDMRRAGII